The following are from one region of the Arachis duranensis cultivar V14167 chromosome 10, aradu.V14167.gnm2.J7QH, whole genome shotgun sequence genome:
- the LOC107471506 gene encoding general transcription factor IIH subunit 2 → MNNTVKRPLNGGVEDDDEDEADGADLEAWERTYAEDRSWESLQEDESGLLRPIDTTAIHHAQYRRRLRALASTAATARIQKGLIRYLYIVVDLSKAASETDLKPSRMAVIGRQVEAFIREFFDQNPLSHIGLVTIKDGIAHCLTELGGSPESHIKALMGKLECSGDASLQNALELVLGYLNQIPSYGHREVLILYSALSTCDPGDLMETIQKCKKSKIRCSVIGLAAEMFICKHLSQETGGTYSVALDESHLKELVLEHAPPPPAIAEYATANLIKMGFPQRAAESAVAICTCHEEARTGGGYTCPRCKVRVCELPTECRICGLTLISSPHLARSYHHLFPIVPFDEVSQTSQNGSSHNFSSDCFGCQQSLLSQGNKPGLSVTCPKCKQQFCLDCDIYIHESLHNCPGCESFRHSNSVTTAQ, encoded by the exons ATGAACAATACTGTTAAAAGACCACTTAATGGAGGGgtagaagatgatgatgaggatgaagctGATGGTGCAGACCTTGAAGCCTGGGAGAGAACTTATGCAGAAGATAGATCATGGGAGTCTTTGCAAGAGGATGAATCTGGACTTCTTCGCCCCATAGATACTACAGCCATTCACCATGCCCAGTATCGCAGACGGCTTCGTGCCCTTGCTTCCACAGCAGCTACTGCTCGAATTCAGAAGGGTCTTATCCGTTACCTATACATTGTTGTTGACCTGTCCAag GCAGCTTCAGAGACAGATTTAAAACCAAGTAGGATGGCTGTGATTGGAAGACAGGTTGAGGCATTTATCAGGGAGTTCTTTGATCAGAATCCACTTAGTCATATTGGTCTGGTGACCATAAAAGATGGGATTGCACATTGTTTAACAGAACTTGGAGGCAGTCCTGAGTCCCACATTAAAGCTTTGATGGGTAAACTGGAATGCTCAGGTGATGCTTCCCTGCAAAACGCGCTAGAGCTTGTTCTTGGCTATCTAAACCAAATTCCATCATATGGCCATCGAGAAGTTCTGATCTTATATTCAGCTCTTAGTACGTGTGATCCTGGTGACCTCATGGAAACCATCCAGAAATGcaaaaagagtaaaataagGTGTTCTGTCATTGGCCTTGCTGCTGAAATGTTCATATGCAAACATCTCAGCCAAGAAACTGGAGGAACTTACTCTGTTGCACTAGATGAG TCCCACCTGAAAGAGTTAGTTCTGGAGCATGCTCCACCACCTCCAGCAATAGCAGAGTATGCTACTGCTAATCTAATTAAGATGGGTTTTCCACAAAGAGCCGCCGAGAGTGCTGTTGCTATTTGTACATGTCATGAAGAGGCTAGGACAGGAGGAGGTTACACTTGTCCAAGATGCAAAGTTCGTGTTTGTGAGCTACCAACTGAATGTCGCATCTGTGGATTGACGCTTATCTCTTCACCCCATTTGGCAAGGTCATATCATCATCTTTTTCCAATAGTGCCATTTGATGAGGTCTCTCAAACATCTCAAAATGGTAGTAGTCACAATTTTTCCAGTGATTGTTTTGGCTGTCAACAAAGTCTTCTAAGTCAGG GAAACAAGCCAGGACTTTCTGTTACTTGCCCAAAATGCAAGCAACAATTTTGCCTCGATTGTGATATTTACATTCACGAGAGCTTACATAACTGCCCAGGCTGTGAGAGTTTCAGGCATTCTAATTCAGTAACCACTGCACAGTGA
- the LOC107471545 gene encoding transcription factor bHLH106 — MDHNNSDLFQLLGAGGGGGYYPAAAMLMMDHHQHQVSSDDNMSAIETEASHHHQQQDRALAALRNHKEAEKRRRERINSHLARLRTLLPCNSKTDKASLLAKVVQRVKELKQQTSEIITEFETLPSETDEISVLSTADGGHGGLIFKASLCCEDRSDLIPELIEILKSLHLKTLRAEMATLGGRTRNVLVVAADKEHNSIESIHFLQNSLRSLLERSGSADRSKRRRAMDRRFTPASS, encoded by the exons ATGGACCATAACAACTCTGACCTGTTCCAACTGCTTGGTgccggtggtggtggtgggtaTTACCCGGCTGCTGCCATGTTGATGATGGATCATCATCAGCATCAGGTGTCCTCTGATGATAACATGAGCGCCATAGAGACAGAAGcctctcatcatcatcaacaacaagATAGAGCACTCGCTGCCCTCAGAAACCACAAGGAAGCTGAGAAGAGACGCAGGGAGAGAATCAATTCTCACCTTGCTCGTCTTCGCACTCTTCTCCCTTGCAACTCCAAG ACAGATAAAGCATCGCTTCTTGCAAAGGTGGTGCAGAGAGTGAAAGAGTTAAAACAGCAAACATCAGAAATAATCACCGAATTCGAAACCCTACCCTCCGAAACAGACGAGATCAGCGTCCTGTCCACCGCAGACGGCGGCCACGGAGGGCTGATATTCAAGGCCTCCCTGTGCTGCGAGGACCGCTCCGATCTCATCCCGGAGCTCATAGAGATTCTCAAATCTCTGCACCTGAAGACGCTGAGGGCAGAAATGGCAACCCTAGGCGGAAGAACCCGCAACGTTCTGGTGGTTGCCGCCGACAAAGAACACAACAGCATAGAGTCCATTCATTTTCTTCAGAACTCGTTGAGGTCCTTGCTTGAACGCTCTGGTTCCGCCGATCGCTCCAAACGACGCCGTGCCATGGATCGAAGATTCACGCCTGCTTCATCatga
- the LOC107471528 gene encoding probable auxin efflux carrier component 1b: protein MISLSDLYHVLTAVVPLYVAMILAYGSVKWWKIFSPDQCSGINRFVALFAVPLLSFHFISTNNPYAMNYKFIAADSLQKAIVLVLLAIWSRISSRGSLEWSITLFSLSTLPNTLVMGIPLLKGMYGDSSGSLMVQIVVLQCIIWYTLMLFLFEYRGARLLIVEQFPDTAASIISFKVDSDIISLDGKEPLHTEAEVGEDGKLHVTVRKSTSSRSEIFSRRSHGAVSMTPRASNLTNAEIYSLQSSRNPTPRGSSFNHTDFYSMVNNGRNVSPRQSNFGNLGFDEENGRAVYSSHAAGAGVYPGPTSAGIFSPVTGPGAKKKGGGGGGADGGGKDLHMFVWSSSASPVSEGGIHVFRGGDYGNDHLGGVAHQKDYEEFGHDEFSFGNRTVANGVDKEGPVLSKLGSSSTAELHPKNGAQGESKPTNMPPTSVMTRLILIMVSRKLVRNPNTYSSLIGLTWSLISFKWNVVMPAIVAKSISILSDAGLGMAMFSLGLFMALQPKIIACGNTVASFAMAVRFLTGPAVMAVASIVVGLRGVLLHIAIVQAALPQGIVPFVFAKEYNVHPDILSTGVIFGMLIALPITLVYYILLGL, encoded by the exons ATGATAAGCCTTTCGGACTTGTACCATGTTCTCACTGCAGTTGTTCCACTCTATGTAGCCATGATCCTAGCTTACGGCTCTGTCAAATGGTGGAAGATTTTCAGCCCCGACCAATGCTCCGGCATAAACCGTTTCGTTGCTCTCTTTGCGGTTCCACTTCTCTCCTTTCACTTCATCTCCACCAACAACCCTTACGCCATGAATTACAAGTTCATTGCAGCAGACTCACTCCAAAAAGCCATTGTTCTTGTGCTGCTTGCAATATGGTCTAGAATCAGCTCAAGGGGTTCTTTGGAATGGTCCATAacactcttctctctctcaACTCTCCCTAACACACTCGTCATGGGGATTCCATTGTTGAAGGGTATGTATGGTGATTCATCAGGGAGCCTCATGGTTCAGATTGTGGTGCTTCAGTGTATCATATGGTACACTCTCAtgttgttcttgtttgagtataGAGGTGCCAGGTTACTCATAGTGGAGCAGTTCCCTGATACTGCAGCCTCTATTATCTCATTCAAGGTTGATTCTGATATTATTTCTCTTGATGGCAAGGAACCTCTTCACACTGAGGCTGAGGTTGGTGAAGATGGCAAGTTGCACGTCACTGTCAGAAAGAGCACAAGTTCAAGGTCTGAGATTTTCTCTAGGCGTTCACATGGTGCTGTTTCAATGACTCCACGCGCTTCTAACTTGACCAATGCTGAGATATACTCTCTTCAATCCTCTAGGAACCCTACACCTAGAGGCTCTAGCTTCAACCACACTGATTTTTATTCTATGGTCAATAATGGGAGGAATGTTAGTCCAAGGCAGTCAAATTTTGGCAACTTGGGGTTTGATGAGGAAAATGGTAGAGCTGTGTATTCTTCTCATGCTGCTGGTGCTGGGGTGTATCCTGGTCCAACAAGTGCAGGGATCTTTTCACCTGTGACAGGTCCTGGGGCCAAGAAGAAAGGtggcggtggtggtggtgctgatggTGGGGGAAAGGATCTTCACATGTTTGTATGGAGTTCAAGTGCTTCTCCTGTCTCAGAAGGTGGAATCCATGTCTTCAGAGGTGGAGATTATGGAAATGATCATCTTGGTGGGGTAGCTCACCAGAAAG ATTATGAAGAGTTTGGGCACGATGAGTTCAGCTTTGGTAACAGAACAGTTGCTAATGGTGTTGACAAGGAAGGGCCAGTGCTTTCAAAGCTTGGTTCAAGTTCCACAGCTGAGCTTCACCCCAAAAATGGAGCTCAAGGTGAGTCCAAACCAACCAACATGCCACCTACTAGTGTTATGACAAGACTCATCTTGATCATGGTTTCGAGGAAGCTGGTTAGGAATCCCAACACTTACTCTAGCCTAATTGGCCTCACATGGTCTTTGATCTCATTCAA GTGGAATGTTGTTATGCCTGCCATTGTTGCCAAATCAATATCAATTCTATCTGATGCAGGCCTTGGCATGGCCATGTTTAGCCTTG GGCTATTTATGGCATTGCAACCAAAGATCATTGCCTGCGGAAACACGGTCGCATCATTCGCCATGGCGGTTCGTTTCCTCACCGGCCCTGCAGTAATGGCTGTAGCATCAATTGTGGTAGGACTCAGGGGAGTTTTGTTGCACATTGCCATTGTACag GCTGCCCTGCCTCAAGGAATTGTACCCTTTGTGTTTGCTAAGGAATACAACGTTCATCCTGATATATTAAGCACAGG GGTTATATTTGGGATGCTAATTGCTCTTCCTATCACTctagtttattatattttgttggGGCTGTGA